The bacterium genome contains the following window.
CTCAAGGAAGCGAATCTAAGCAGATCCCTGAAGTCCCAGAACTTTAGGTTTGTGGAGGGCGACATACGGGACAGAGAACTGCTTGAGCGCACTTTTGCGGAATCCAAGCCGGACGCGATCGTGCATCTCGCCGCGCGCGCAGGGGTTAGGCCGTCCCTTGAGCAACCCGAACTGTACGCTCAAGTGAACGTGGACGCGACCGTGCAGCTGCTCGAGCTATGCAGAAAACAGCACGTCACCAAAGTTGTGTTCGCATCAAGTTCATCCGTCTACGGAGATCGCGACGGTGGGCCTTTTCGCGAAACGGACAATACCGACAGGCCGTTAAGTCCCTACGGATCGACCAAGAAGGCAGGAGAAGTGATTTCTCACGTCTATTCGCATCTCTACGGCTTCTCGATTGCGTGTCTGCGCTTCTTTACCGTCTACGGACCTCGGCAGCGGCCGGACCTGGCCATACGCAAGTTCGTCCATAAGGCACTTCACGGAGAATCCATTCCGGTGTTCGGTGACGGCACATCCCGCCGCGACTATACCCATGTCAAAGATATCGTTGGCGGCATTCATGGATCGCTGAACTGGGTACATGCCGAATCAGGCCGCTACGGAATCTTTAACTTGGGGTCAAGCTCACCCGTCGAACTTCGCGAGTTGCTGGCGGGAATCGAAAAGGGAGTCGGCCCTCTCAAGATTGAACATCTTCCGAAACAGCCCGGCGATGTATTTCAAACTTTTGCCGACACAACCCTCGCTGAGCGTGAACTTGGTTTTCGTCACGACGTCAAGTTCGATGACGGCTTGGCTGACTTCATCCAGTGGATGAAAGAGAACAACGGCTAATCAGACTCGTGCGAAAACACAGTCTTTCCGCCGACAAGCGTTCGTACGACCTTAAGGTCATGCAACTCTGCCGGAGGACACATGAAAGGATCACGGTTCAGCACGCATAGGTCCGCAAGCTTTCCTTCCGCAATTTCGCCTGTTTCTTTTTCCCACCCCGCAGCGTAGGCCGCACCTTTGGTGTACGCGCACAACGCTTCTTCAACCGAAATACACTCCTGCGAATTCCAACCTCCGGCGGGCGAGCCATCCGCTCTCGTCCGCGTGACGGCCGCATGAACACCCTCCATCGGGTTCATCGATTCGATAGGCCAGTCGCTACCGAACGCAAGCATTGCCCCCGCATCAAGCAGGCTTTTCCACGCGTAAGAACCCTTCTCTCTCTCTTCGCCCAATCTGCGCGGAACGAAACTCATGTCCGCCGTGCAGTGAACAGGCTGCATTGAAGCGATCACTCCGAGTTTTGAGAAACGCGGCATATCCCGATCGCGGAGATGTTGACAATGTTCAATCCGCGGACGAAGTTCCGGTCCAATTCCGTTTGATGTAGCCATCTCAATCGCGTCAAGCACGACGCTGTTTGCGCGATCACCGATCGCATGCATCGCGATTTGGTACCCTTCGCGATGGGCGGCGCGGATGAACCTCGCTAAAACTCCCTCACGGACCAGCAGTGAGCCGGTTGTCGACGCATCGTCGGCGTAGGGCTGCCAGAATGAGGCCGTGCGAGACCCGAGCGCACCGTCCGTAAATCCTTTGAAGCAAGCATAGCGAAACATCGCTGATTTTCGCGGTTCAAATCGATCAGATTCAAAGTCAAAGTCGTTCGTAACTTTCCAGATGTTAAGTCGAATAGACTGATCAACTGAATCCGCAAGGTCGAGGTAGTGCGGAAGTAATCCCGGACGTACGCTGGCACTCGCCGCTGTCACTCCATAAGAATGCGCAAGCGATTGTGCGCGCAAGAATGCCTCGCGGCATTGGATGTGATCTGGTTCAGGAATGTAATCACATACACGGTATGCAGCGGACTCACGCAGCACGCCGTTCAGCTTTCCGTCAGCGCCGCGCTCGAAGACCGCGCCGTCCGCGTTCTTTACCGAGCCATCTATTTTCGCAACAATAAGGGCCTTCGAGTTCACAACCGCTGAGTGCAGATCATGCGTCCAAACAAAGAGCGGCACATCAGGAGAAACGCGATCAAAGTCCAGTCGAGTGACACTCACTTCCGTCTGCTCAAGACCAAAACCGAGTATCCATTCGCCACGGCCCGGTTTACGGTGCGACAGGAAATCCGAAACTCTTCCCAAGACCTGGTCAACTGTAGTGGCGCCGGTGAAGTCAATTTGCGCAAGCTGCAATCCACCGGTCAGCAGATGCAGGTGGGCGTCATGAAACCCGGGCAATAGGACCTGCTGCGGTTCGAGTCTGAAAGTGTCAGGCGAGCTATCCTGAAACAACCCTCGTTCCACGGACGCGATTCTCTCTCTTTCAATACGCACGCGGACTGGCTCGGTTTGCGATCCACCCAGCCATGCCTGACCAATAACCGTGCGAATCTCTTTCATGCCAGCGGGCGTTTCAGTCGATGAATTCCCAACGCCTTCCCGCTCGTTATGTCTGCATCCACAAGCACACCGTGCAAAATGATATCGCCGTCCGCCACGCCAGAACGCCCGCCTGCCATCGGGTGCAGGAAGCGATGCAGCGCGCTGGCCGTGTCCATACCGATTACTCCATTATGAGGACCTGTCATGCCAGCATCGGTAAGATAGGCGGTACCACCGGAAAGAATCTGCTCGTCTGCGGTTTGTACATGCGTATGAGTTCCGATCAGCGCGGTGACTGTGCCGTCAAGAAAACGCGCAAGGGCGAGTTTCTCGGCAGTCGCTTCGGCATGGAAATCCACCAAAACAAGTAGAGTCTGTTCGCGACACTGTTCCACAGCCTGTTTGCCAAGTCTGAACGGATCGTCTGAGGGCAGCATCATCGCGCGGCCGATGAGATTGATAATCGCCCACCTCACGCGCGGGGAGACTTCGACAATCGCCGATCCCCTTCCCGGGGCCTCATCAGGGAAGTTCAACGGGCGCAGCACGCGGCTGTTCTCTGCGATTGCCGCAAGCGACTTGTCCCGATAGAGCGTGTGATTCCCGCCAGACAGCACATCGGCGCCGGCATCAAACAGCTTGCGAATGATGCTCGGAGAAAGCCCTTTGCCGCCATCTGAGTTCTCAGCATTGACGACACACACATCTGAAGAGACTTCACGAAGGAGCCCGGGCAGCAAGGCTGTGACGGCCTTTTGACCGGGCTCTCCATACACATCTCCGATGAATAGCAGACGACTGGCGCCCGCAGGCTTACTTGGCAACGCCGGTGGCAACAAACTCCCTCAATACGGTGACTTTGATTTGTCCGGGATACTCGAGTTCCTCTTCAACCCGCTTCGCAATATCTGCCGCGAGCGCTTCGGCCAATGCATCACTGACCTTTTGCGGTTCAACGATAATTCTGATTTCACGGCCAGCTTGAATTGCAAACGTCTTTTGGACGCCTTTGAAGCTGGAAGCGATTTCTTCGAGCTGCTGCAACCGCTTCACAT
Protein-coding sequences here:
- a CDS encoding GDP-mannose 4,6-dehydratase, encoding MNKILITGAAGFIGSHLTESLLDSGHTVIGYDNFDPYYPRILKEANLSRSLKSQNFRFVEGDIRDRELLERTFAESKPDAIVHLAARAGVRPSLEQPELYAQVNVDATVQLLELCRKQHVTKVVFASSSSVYGDRDGGPFRETDNTDRPLSPYGSTKKAGEVISHVYSHLYGFSIACLRFFTVYGPRQRPDLAIRKFVHKALHGESIPVFGDGTSRRDYTHVKDIVGGIHGSLNWVHAESGRYGIFNLGSSSPVELRELLAGIEKGVGPLKIEHLPKQPGDVFQTFADTTLAERELGFRHDVKFDDGLADFIQWMKENNG
- a CDS encoding amidohydrolase; this translates as MKEIRTVIGQAWLGGSQTEPVRVRIERERIASVERGLFQDSSPDTFRLEPQQVLLPGFHDAHLHLLTGGLQLAQIDFTGATTVDQVLGRVSDFLSHRKPGRGEWILGFGLEQTEVSVTRLDFDRVSPDVPLFVWTHDLHSAVVNSKALIVAKIDGSVKNADGAVFERGADGKLNGVLRESAAYRVCDYIPEPDHIQCREAFLRAQSLAHSYGVTAASASVRPGLLPHYLDLADSVDQSIRLNIWKVTNDFDFESDRFEPRKSAMFRYACFKGFTDGALGSRTASFWQPYADDASTTGSLLVREGVLARFIRAAHREGYQIAMHAIGDRANSVVLDAIEMATSNGIGPELRPRIEHCQHLRDRDMPRFSKLGVIASMQPVHCTADMSFVPRRLGEEREKGSYAWKSLLDAGAMLAFGSDWPIESMNPMEGVHAAVTRTRADGSPAGGWNSQECISVEEALCAYTKGAAYAAGWEKETGEIAEGKLADLCVLNRDPFMCPPAELHDLKVVRTLVGGKTVFSHESD
- a CDS encoding YmdB family metallophosphoesterase, whose protein sequence is MLPPALPSKPAGASRLLFIGDVYGEPGQKAVTALLPGLLREVSSDVCVVNAENSDGGKGLSPSIIRKLFDAGADVLSGGNHTLYRDKSLAAIAENSRVLRPLNFPDEAPGRGSAIVEVSPRVRWAIINLIGRAMMLPSDDPFRLGKQAVEQCREQTLLVLVDFHAEATAEKLALARFLDGTVTALIGTHTHVQTADEQILSGGTAYLTDAGMTGPHNGVIGMDTASALHRFLHPMAGGRSGVADGDIILHGVLVDADITSGKALGIHRLKRPLA